In the genome of Falsirhodobacter halotolerans, one region contains:
- a CDS encoding bifunctional 2-C-methyl-D-erythritol 4-phosphate cytidylyltransferase/2-C-methyl-D-erythritol 2,4-cyclodiphosphate synthase: MTTVAIIVAAGRGTRAGGDGPKQWQPLLGRPLVAHTIDAFAGMDRVLVIHPDDRPLAEGLGLPLVEGGASRTASVRRALEGLRGTGVTRVLIHDGARPLVSRAVIDRVLAALDRTAGAAPALPVTDALWRGQGEVTGTEDRTALWRAQTPQGFHYDALMAAYDAHPQDAADDVEIARAAGLDVSIVLGCDTNMKVTWPADLARAERMLKDMKMDIRLGNGYDVHRFGTGDHVWLCGVKVPHGRGLQGHSDADVGMHALTDAIYGALAEGDIGRHFPPSDMKWKGAASHIFLDHATKLARDRGFDLANCDVTLVCEYPKVGPHAAAMQAELARIMGVEVGRVSVKATTSEKLGFTGREEGIAAIATAALIAR; this comes from the coding sequence ATGACAACCGTTGCCATCATCGTTGCCGCCGGACGCGGCACCCGCGCGGGCGGGGACGGCCCGAAACAGTGGCAACCACTGCTTGGTCGGCCCCTTGTCGCGCATACGATCGACGCGTTTGCCGGAATGGACCGCGTTCTGGTCATCCACCCCGACGACCGCCCCTTGGCCGAAGGTCTGGGTCTGCCGCTGGTAGAGGGCGGAGCGTCGCGCACCGCGTCCGTTCGTCGGGCGCTGGAAGGGTTGCGCGGCACCGGCGTCACCCGCGTCCTGATCCATGACGGCGCACGCCCCCTGGTGTCGCGCGCGGTGATCGACCGGGTTCTTGCGGCGCTGGACCGGACCGCCGGGGCGGCCCCCGCCCTGCCCGTCACCGACGCCCTGTGGCGGGGTCAGGGGGAAGTCACGGGCACCGAAGACCGAACCGCCCTCTGGCGCGCGCAGACGCCGCAAGGGTTTCACTACGACGCGCTGATGGCCGCCTATGACGCCCATCCGCAGGATGCGGCGGACGATGTGGAAATCGCGCGGGCCGCCGGTCTTGACGTCAGCATCGTCTTGGGCTGCGACACGAACATGAAGGTGACATGGCCCGCCGATCTGGCCCGGGCCGAACGAATGTTGAAGGACATGAAAATGGATATCCGCCTTGGCAACGGCTATGACGTGCATCGGTTCGGCACGGGCGATCACGTCTGGCTGTGCGGGGTCAAGGTGCCGCACGGGCGCGGGCTTCAGGGCCATTCGGACGCCGATGTGGGAATGCACGCCCTGACCGACGCGATCTATGGCGCGCTGGCCGAGGGGGATATCGGCCGCCATTTCCCGCCCAGCGACATGAAATGGAAGGGCGCGGCCAGCCACATCTTCCTTGACCATGCGACGAAGCTGGCCCGGGATCGCGGTTTCGATCTGGCCAATTGCGATGTCACGCTGGTGTGCGAATATCCCAAGGTGGGACCACATGCGGCGGCGATGCAAGCGGAATTGGCCCGGATCATGGGGGTGGAGGTCGGTCGTGTTTCGGTGAAGGCGACCACGTCGGAAAAACTGGGCTTTACCGGGCGCGAGGAGGGGATCGCCGCGATCGCCACCGCCGCCCTGATCGCAAGATAA
- a CDS encoding phosphatidylglycerophosphatase A family protein produces the protein MTRWICLGFGLGLLRPGPGTWGSAAAVVLGLLIDRFLGFPVLVLATLAVTALAWWALRAELSAAHEDPSEFVIDEVAGQWLALLFPAAAFWSRGVEDWAIHAYPGWVAAFVFFRLFDIWKPWLVGRADRAGGPAGVLGDDLWAGLFAGLATMVAAAVAHGVLM, from the coding sequence ATGACGCGCTGGATCTGTTTGGGCTTCGGACTGGGCCTGCTGCGCCCCGGGCCCGGCACTTGGGGATCGGCGGCGGCGGTGGTTCTGGGGCTGCTGATCGACCGATTCCTGGGCTTTCCGGTTTTGGTTCTGGCGACCTTGGCCGTCACCGCCCTGGCCTGGTGGGCCCTCCGCGCCGAACTTTCCGCCGCGCATGAAGACCCGTCGGAATTCGTGATCGACGAGGTGGCGGGCCAATGGCTGGCGCTGCTGTTCCCCGCCGCTGCCTTCTGGTCGCGCGGCGTGGAGGATTGGGCGATCCACGCCTATCCCGGCTGGGTCGCGGCCTTCGTGTTCTTCCGCCTGTTCGACATCTGGAAACCCTGGCTGGTCGGGCGCGCGGATCGGGCGGGGGGGCCCGCAGGCGTTCTGGGCGACGATCTGTGGGCGGGCCTGTTCGCGGGCCTTGCGACCATGGTGGCCGCCGCCGTGGCGCATGGGGTCCTGATGTGA
- a CDS encoding CinA family protein — MSGRALHQTALAKGITLATAESCTGGLIAAALTDIAGSSAVFDRGFVTYSNAAKIDMLGVRAATLAAVGAVSEQVAAEMAEGALVHSRATLAVSVTGIAGPGGSDHKPEGLVCFGVATRDATRTETVAFGALGRDAVRRAARDHALALLLRAVDQADAP; from the coding sequence GTGAGCGGGCGGGCCCTTCATCAGACCGCGCTGGCCAAGGGCATCACCCTTGCCACGGCCGAAAGCTGCACCGGCGGCCTGATCGCGGCGGCGCTGACCGATATCGCGGGATCGTCGGCGGTGTTCGATCGCGGTTTCGTCACCTATTCCAACGCGGCCAAGATCGACATGCTGGGGGTGCGCGCCGCCACACTGGCAGCTGTGGGCGCGGTTTCGGAACAGGTGGCGGCAGAGATGGCCGAAGGGGCGCTGGTCCATTCACGGGCCACCCTTGCCGTCAGCGTGACCGGCATCGCGGGGCCGGGCGGGTCGGATCACAAGCCCGAGGGGCTGGTCTGTTTCGGCGTGGCCACGCGGGATGCCACCCGAACCGAGACGGTGGCCTTCGGGGCCCTCGGCCGCGACGCGGTGCGCCGTGCCGCGCGGGATCATGCGCTGGCCCTGCTGCTGCGGGCGGTCGATCAGGCCGACGCGCCGTAA
- a CDS encoding type II toxin-antitoxin system RatA family toxin, producing the protein MPTHQETRHLPYTAQQMYDLVADVGSYPQFLPWNSAARIRSRRPIEGGGEVMEADLVISFKVFRERFGSRVTLWPEAKKIDTEYLDGPFKYMKSTWAFRDRPEGGCEVDFFVDFEFKNAILQGIIGVVFNEAMQRIVRAFERRADALYGASA; encoded by the coding sequence ATGCCGACCCATCAGGAAACCCGCCACCTGCCCTACACGGCGCAGCAGATGTATGATCTGGTGGCGGATGTCGGCTCCTATCCGCAGTTCCTGCCGTGGAACTCCGCGGCGCGGATCCGGTCGCGCCGTCCGATCGAGGGCGGCGGCGAGGTGATGGAGGCGGATCTGGTCATCTCGTTCAAGGTGTTCCGCGAAAGGTTCGGCAGCCGCGTCACCCTGTGGCCCGAGGCGAAGAAGATCGACACCGAATATCTGGACGGCCCGTTCAAGTACATGAAATCGACCTGGGCCTTTCGCGACCGCCCCGAAGGCGGGTGCGAGGTGGATTTCTTCGTCGATTTCGAATTCAAGAACGCGATCCTGCAAGGCATCATCGGCGTCGTCTTCAACGAGGCGATGCAGCGTATCGTGCGCGCGTTCGAGCGGCGGGCGGATGCGCTTTACGGCGCGTCGGCCTGA
- a CDS encoding alpha-amylase family glycosyl hydrolase — protein sequence MAIAANPVDWGDRNWWRGATIYQIYPRSFQDTSGDGVGDLTGIRQRLEHVARLGADAVWISPFFKSPMKDFGYDVEDYRAVDPMFGTNEDFDAVIAHANDLGLRIMIDLVFSHTADTHAWFKESRKSRDNAKSDWYVWADPAPDGTVPNNWLSMFGGSSWTWDSRREQYYLHNFLSSQPDLNLHNHEVQQALLDVLEYWLKKGVGGFRFDVINFYFCDRYLRDNPPLPRELRNDSIAPSVNPYNHQLHLFDKNQPENLDFLRRLRAVMEPYGAAAVGEIGDAQKGLELMAEYTSGNDKVHMCYPFELLQPTRLTAPILEDTFHRMSRAAPDAWPCWAYSNHDTVRLPTRWQASEGALKAYAVLLMCLRGSACIYQGEELGLPEAEVAYDDLQDPYGKQFWPEFKGRDGARTPMVWEDRSGGGFSTAQKPWLPVSDAHLPLAVERQEGVVGSMLEHYRLAIALRKDHPTLRHGAMDALWTNGDLVQFLRLGTETIFCAFNLGTSTVEARLPEGNWTMIGADMGSKPPAAKVRLDAFEFCLAIRA from the coding sequence ATGGCAATTGCAGCGAATCCCGTGGATTGGGGTGACCGGAACTGGTGGCGCGGGGCGACGATCTATCAGATCTATCCGCGCAGCTTTCAGGATACGAGCGGCGACGGCGTCGGCGACCTGACGGGGATCCGGCAGCGGTTGGAGCATGTGGCACGGTTGGGCGCGGATGCGGTGTGGATCAGCCCGTTCTTCAAGTCGCCGATGAAGGATTTCGGCTATGACGTGGAGGATTATCGCGCGGTCGATCCGATGTTCGGCACGAACGAGGATTTCGACGCGGTCATCGCCCATGCAAACGACCTTGGCCTGCGGATCATGATCGATCTGGTGTTCTCGCACACCGCCGACACCCACGCCTGGTTCAAGGAAAGCCGCAAAAGCCGCGATAATGCCAAGTCCGACTGGTATGTCTGGGCCGATCCCGCGCCGGACGGGACGGTGCCGAACAACTGGCTGTCGATGTTCGGCGGATCGTCCTGGACATGGGATTCGCGACGGGAACAATATTATCTGCACAATTTCCTCTCCTCGCAGCCCGATCTGAACCTGCACAATCACGAGGTGCAGCAGGCGTTGCTGGATGTGCTGGAATACTGGCTGAAGAAGGGCGTGGGCGGTTTCCGCTTCGACGTGATCAATTTCTATTTCTGCGACCGGTATCTGCGCGACAACCCGCCGCTGCCGCGCGAGCTGCGCAACGATTCCATTGCGCCGTCGGTCAACCCCTACAACCACCAGCTTCACCTGTTCGACAAGAACCAGCCGGAGAACCTGGATTTCCTGCGCCGTCTGCGCGCGGTGATGGAACCTTATGGCGCGGCGGCGGTGGGGGAAATCGGCGATGCCCAGAAGGGGCTGGAGCTGATGGCCGAATACACCTCGGGCAATGACAAGGTGCATATGTGCTATCCGTTCGAGCTGTTGCAGCCCACCCGCCTGACCGCCCCCATCCTTGAAGACACCTTTCACCGGATGAGCCGCGCGGCCCCGGATGCGTGGCCGTGCTGGGCCTATTCCAACCACGACACCGTGCGCCTGCCGACCCGCTGGCAGGCGAGCGAGGGTGCACTCAAGGCCTATGCCGTGCTGCTGATGTGCCTGCGCGGATCGGCCTGCATCTATCAGGGGGAGGAGTTGGGCCTGCCGGAGGCGGAGGTCGCCTATGATGACCTTCAGGACCCTTACGGCAAGCAGTTCTGGCCCGAATTCAAGGGCCGCGACGGCGCCCGCACACCGATGGTGTGGGAAGACCGGTCCGGGGGCGGTTTCTCCACGGCGCAAAAGCCGTGGCTGCCGGTTTCGGACGCGCATCTGCCGCTTGCGGTGGAGCGTCAGGAAGGGGTCGTCGGCTCCATGCTGGAGCATTACCGACTGGCCATCGCCTTGCGGAAGGACCATCCGACGTTGCGCCATGGCGCGATGGACGCGCTGTGGACGAATGGCGATCTGGTGCAATTCCTGCGGTTGGGGACGGAGACGATCTTCTGCGCCTTCAACCTCGGCACCTCCACCGTGGAGGCGCGTCTGCCCGAAGGCAACTGGACGATGATCGGCGCGGACATGGGCTCAAAGCCGCCCGCCGCCAAGGTCCGGCTGGACGCGTTCGAGTTCTGCCTTGCGATCCGCGCCTAA
- a CDS encoding glucokinase, protein MPGLSLVADVGGTNSRIALAEDSVLRPDTIRRFPNAEFAGIETVIARYLDELGVRIDAACLAVAGPVSNGVAHLTNRDWTIDGARIAAATGAARVMVLNDLQAQGFALPHVAAEALRTVVPGRPAPVGAPRMVVGVGTGLNVAAVHYASGGVVVPPAEAGHITLPVQTAEDLRLADYLTTHHGVAKAEEALSGRGISALHGFLTGTPKPSDQIIPAIGTDPEATETARLFLRLLATFVGDMALVHLPTGGIALCGGMARAFTPHFEPLGFRKAFLDKGDFAALLESMPVQVLEDDYAALIGCAAAIR, encoded by the coding sequence ATGCCAGGTCTCAGCCTTGTCGCCGATGTGGGCGGCACCAATTCGCGGATCGCGCTGGCGGAGGATTCGGTCCTGCGGCCCGACACCATCCGCCGCTTTCCCAACGCGGAATTCGCGGGGATCGAGACGGTCATCGCCCGATACCTGGACGAACTGGGTGTGCGGATCGACGCGGCCTGTCTGGCCGTGGCGGGGCCGGTGTCGAACGGGGTCGCGCACCTGACGAATCGCGACTGGACGATCGACGGCGCGCGGATCGCCGCAGCCACCGGGGCCGCGCGCGTCATGGTGCTGAACGATCTGCAGGCGCAGGGGTTCGCCCTGCCGCATGTCGCCGCCGAGGCGCTGCGCACCGTGGTGCCGGGCCGGCCCGCGCCTGTCGGCGCGCCGCGGATGGTGGTCGGGGTCGGAACGGGGCTGAATGTCGCGGCGGTGCATTACGCCTCGGGCGGGGTGGTCGTGCCGCCGGCCGAGGCGGGGCACATCACCCTGCCGGTGCAGACGGCCGAGGATCTGCGCTTGGCCGACTATCTCACCACCCATCACGGCGTTGCCAAGGCCGAGGAAGCGTTGTCGGGGCGCGGCATCTCGGCCCTGCACGGGTTTCTGACCGGAACGCCAAAGCCGTCCGACCAGATCATTCCCGCCATCGGCACCGACCCCGAGGCGACGGAGACCGCACGCCTGTTCCTCCGCCTTCTTGCGACATTCGTGGGGGATATGGCGCTCGTTCACCTGCCCACCGGCGGCATCGCCCTGTGCGGGGGGATGGCGCGCGCCTTCACCCCGCATTTCGAGCCCCTGGGATTCCGCAAGGCCTTTCTGGACAAGGGCGACTTTGCCGCCCTTCTGGAATCGATGCCGGTGCAGGTGCTTGAGGACGACTATGCCGCCCTCATCGGATGCGCCGCCGCGATCAGGTGA